From the genome of Bacteroides sp. MSB163, one region includes:
- a CDS encoding tetratricopeptide repeat protein translates to MKWPKPLLIIILLPLYFLSCDSKPYPHILQLADSLINICPDSAIVLLEQFKDSTSQESKETQMYYQLLTIKAKDKAYITHTSDSLILEVLHYYENKKDKEHLLEAYYYAGRIYRDLGDAPQALEYFFKAIESAKDCTNYRLISRIYSQTGMLYLYQETYDEALEVLRKAYQYNILADDSIGVIYNLRDIGRTFTTLNCADSSLYYYKEAFIKAEQVHSEHLMGIVLSELSSLYIQLDMYPEANDAIQRSNQYIKDLGLAPHYAILADYYHRTNQLDSAIFYYTKAASFNDFYQKQGSYKELGNIARKKGQYKEAMEYFDKYLIYTDSIKEIINTETIRKMQSLYNYQLKEEKNRELQQENEKQELWLTILISTIMLSITLIIIYQQYNKRKKQKIQEQQRLLNEHKEKQYHESLQYIEYNKKQLCQLEESLKQAENEKNELKRNLINAQKELLEHTNKQVEAKQRTLQISETALKESDIYKKFHLANGDSKLKEEDWNTLSEMIDKIYSRFTARLYTLHPFNEKEIRICLLIKIDLKPSQIAPLIPCAKQTLTSIRKKMYEKTHNQPGSPELWDEFIREF, encoded by the coding sequence ATGAAATGGCCTAAACCACTACTAATAATCATTCTTTTACCACTTTACTTCCTCTCCTGTGACAGTAAACCTTATCCTCATATATTACAGCTTGCTGACTCCCTTATAAATATTTGTCCGGACAGTGCTATTGTATTATTGGAACAATTCAAGGATAGCACTTCTCAAGAATCTAAAGAAACACAAATGTATTATCAACTGCTGACTATAAAAGCCAAAGACAAAGCGTATATTACACATACTTCCGATAGCTTGATATTGGAAGTACTACACTATTATGAAAATAAAAAGGATAAAGAACACCTACTGGAAGCATACTACTATGCCGGACGAATATATAGGGATTTGGGAGATGCACCGCAGGCATTGGAGTATTTCTTCAAAGCTATTGAATCTGCAAAAGATTGTACAAACTATAGGCTAATCAGCCGAATCTACAGCCAAACGGGAATGTTATATTTATATCAGGAAACCTATGACGAGGCTTTAGAAGTCCTCAGGAAAGCTTATCAATACAATATTTTAGCCGATGACAGTATAGGTGTAATTTACAATTTAAGAGATATAGGGCGAACATTCACCACACTCAATTGTGCAGACAGTTCACTCTATTATTATAAAGAAGCTTTCATAAAGGCTGAGCAAGTGCATAGCGAACATTTAATGGGTATAGTCCTAAGCGAATTATCCAGCCTTTATATCCAGTTAGATATGTATCCAGAGGCCAATGATGCCATTCAACGTTCCAATCAATATATAAAAGATTTAGGATTAGCTCCTCATTATGCTATATTAGCTGATTATTACCATCGCACCAACCAATTAGACTCTGCTATTTTTTATTATACAAAAGCTGCAAGTTTCAACGATTTCTACCAAAAACAAGGTAGCTACAAAGAGTTAGGAAACATAGCCCGTAAAAAAGGCCAATACAAAGAAGCCATGGAGTATTTTGATAAATATCTCATATACACCGACTCTATTAAAGAAATTATCAATACAGAAACGATTCGTAAAATGCAGTCTCTGTACAATTACCAACTAAAAGAGGAAAAGAATCGTGAACTACAGCAAGAAAATGAGAAACAAGAACTTTGGCTTACAATTTTGATCTCAACTATCATGTTATCAATAACACTCATCATCATCTATCAACAATACAATAAACGTAAAAAACAAAAAATACAAGAACAACAGAGATTATTGAATGAACATAAAGAAAAACAATATCATGAAAGCCTTCAATATATAGAGTACAATAAAAAACAACTCTGCCAATTGGAAGAAAGTCTGAAACAAGCAGAAAACGAGAAGAATGAATTGAAACGAAATCTGATTAACGCCCAAAAAGAACTATTAGAACATACCAATAAACAAGTTGAGGCCAAACAAAGAACATTGCAAATTTCCGAAACAGCATTAAAAGAATCTGATATTTATAAGAAATTCCACTTAGCTAATGGAGATTCAAAATTAAAAGAAGAAGATTGGAATACCTTATCTGAAATGATAGACAAGATATACTCTCGCTTTACAGCACGACTTTACACTCTCCATCCATTTAATGAAAAAGAAATACGCATCTGTTTACTTATCAAGATTGACCTAAAGCCAAGTCAAATAGCTCCTCTTATTCCATGTGCCAAGCAGACATTAACGTCTATTCGAAAAAAAATGTACGAAAAGACTCATAATCAGCCAGGTAGTCCAGAATTATGGGATGAGTTTATTCGAGAATTCTAA
- a CDS encoding HAD family hydrolase, translating into MKHAIKVIAFDADDTLWSNEPFFQEVERKYTELLSEYGNAKEISAELFKTEMENLECLGYGAKAFTISMVETALRVSERKISADKIQQIILLGKSLLQMPIELLSGVEETLKALKKQGRYRLVVATKGDLLDQERKLQRSGLTSYFDHIEIMSDKTEKEYTRLLQILQVAPEEFLMIGNSLKSDIQPVLAIGGYGVHIPFEVMWQHEVVDTFAHPRLKQMKSPVELIDWL; encoded by the coding sequence ATGAAACATGCTATTAAAGTCATTGCTTTCGATGCAGACGATACTCTTTGGAGCAATGAACCTTTTTTTCAGGAGGTAGAGCGAAAGTATACGGAGCTATTAAGTGAATATGGTAATGCAAAAGAGATTTCGGCAGAACTGTTTAAAACAGAAATGGAAAATCTGGAATGTTTGGGCTATGGCGCCAAGGCGTTCACCATTTCGATGGTTGAGACTGCTTTGCGGGTGAGTGAGCGGAAGATCTCAGCAGATAAGATACAACAGATTATTCTTTTAGGTAAATCTCTGCTTCAGATGCCAATTGAGTTGCTGTCCGGTGTGGAAGAGACCTTGAAAGCTCTGAAGAAACAAGGCCGTTATCGTCTGGTAGTGGCTACGAAAGGTGACTTGTTGGATCAGGAACGTAAATTGCAACGCTCCGGGCTGACATCTTATTTTGATCATATTGAAATAATGTCTGATAAGACGGAGAAAGAATATACCCGCCTGCTACAAATCCTTCAGGTCGCTCCGGAAGAATTCCTGATGATCGGTAATTCCTTGAAGTCCGATATCCAGCCGGTACTAGCTATCGGAGGATATGGGGTACACATTCCTTTCGAAGTGATGTGGCAGCATGAGGTGGTGGATACATTCGCCCATCCCAGACTGAAACAAATGAAAAGTCCGGTGGAACTGATAGATTGGCTTTAA
- a CDS encoding AAA family ATPase, giving the protein MDIKNRIQQLLTAINQGVYEKDTELGLSLLAALAGESVLLLGPPGVAKSMVARRLKAAFKGAKAFEYLMSRFSTPDEIFGPISINRLKEFDKYERAIEGYLPTASVVFLDEIWKAGPAIQNSLLTAINEKIYRNGDREIKLPLKLLIAASNELPAHGEGLEALWDRFLLRIICTCVKDEATFYNMLLDDNDKEINIPTDLQISEEEYADWRRQINQVSLSTEMLHYITNIRHQLKRLPLDDEDTVRNVYISDRRWKNIVQLLKASAFINGRTAVNSADLPPLYHCLWNEIDECEPIHQLILRELFTSCLEKMEEITEAIKSDIRISRVRQALEDFKNNCSPKNDLEITDYFYYHVAEHGTGHTYIFAVDYLALKEQKRENAPKQAVIYPDPLNPGRSIIRCYPGGAPSGTVQQRVNLYREGTEYLLIDGVRYPMTQRKKGEGMTKASHQSEQTSQSLFDKLPQITSRNYRDELNRLFQQLLTLTNSLCTDNLFVSPADKELITRYSNEVLKKLRNVEIEEEKLQFNLRQYGRAEQKEV; this is encoded by the coding sequence ATGGACATCAAAAACAGAATACAACAACTATTAACCGCCATCAACCAAGGGGTTTATGAGAAGGATACGGAATTAGGCTTGTCATTATTGGCTGCATTGGCAGGCGAAAGTGTTCTTTTGCTGGGTCCTCCGGGGGTTGCCAAATCCATGGTGGCACGCAGACTGAAGGCTGCCTTCAAGGGAGCAAAGGCTTTTGAATATCTGATGTCACGCTTTTCTACTCCTGACGAGATATTCGGACCTATCAGTATCAACCGGCTCAAGGAATTCGATAAATACGAACGTGCCATTGAAGGATATCTCCCTACGGCAAGTGTAGTATTCCTGGATGAGATATGGAAAGCAGGGCCTGCCATACAGAATTCATTACTCACCGCCATCAATGAGAAAATCTACCGGAACGGAGACAGAGAAATCAAACTACCGCTTAAACTTCTGATTGCCGCCAGTAACGAGTTGCCCGCGCACGGCGAAGGACTCGAAGCATTGTGGGACCGGTTTCTGTTACGCATCATCTGCACCTGTGTGAAAGATGAAGCGACCTTCTACAACATGCTGCTCGATGATAATGATAAAGAAATAAACATACCCACAGATCTGCAAATCAGTGAAGAAGAATATGCAGACTGGCGCAGACAGATAAACCAGGTTTCACTATCCACCGAAATGCTGCATTATATTACGAATATCCGCCATCAATTGAAACGTCTTCCGCTGGATGATGAAGACACAGTTCGAAACGTATACATAAGTGACCGACGCTGGAAGAACATCGTACAACTATTGAAAGCCTCAGCCTTCATCAACGGACGTACAGCGGTGAATTCGGCAGATTTGCCGCCTCTATACCATTGCCTATGGAACGAGATAGACGAGTGCGAGCCCATTCATCAATTAATTCTCCGTGAGCTGTTCACTTCCTGCCTGGAAAAGATGGAAGAAATCACCGAGGCGATTAAGAGTGATATCCGAATCAGCCGGGTGCGCCAGGCGCTGGAAGATTTTAAAAACAATTGCTCGCCCAAGAATGACCTTGAAATTACGGATTACTTCTACTATCATGTAGCCGAACATGGCACAGGTCATACCTACATCTTCGCCGTAGACTATCTGGCATTGAAAGAGCAGAAGAGAGAAAATGCTCCGAAACAAGCCGTCATCTATCCCGATCCGTTGAATCCGGGACGCTCGATTATCCGTTGTTATCCGGGCGGAGCACCCTCAGGCACAGTTCAGCAACGGGTGAACCTATACAGAGAGGGGACAGAGTACCTGTTAATAGATGGAGTGCGATATCCGATGACGCAAAGGAAGAAAGGAGAAGGAATGACTAAAGCATCTCACCAGTCCGAACAAACTTCCCAAAGCCTGTTCGACAAACTGCCCCAGATCACCTCCCGAAATTACCGGGATGAACTGAACCGGCTCTTTCAGCAGCTTCTCACCCTTACCAATTCCTTATGCACGGACAATCTGTTCGTCAGCCCCGCTGACAAAGAGTTAATCACCCGTTACTCGAACGAAGTGCTGAAAAAACTGCGGAACGTAGAAATTGAAGAGGAAAAGTTACAATTCAACTTACGGCAATATGGCAGGGCTGAGCAAAAGGAAGTATGA
- a CDS encoding acetate--CoA ligase family protein, translated as MITNQLLRPASIAVVGASNNVHKPGGAILRNLLNGGYTGELRAVNPKETEVQGVTAYADVKDIPDTELAILAIPAQMCPDAVEVLAAEKQVRAFIILSAGFGEETHEGALLEDRILETVNKYGASLIGPNCIGLMNTWHHSVFSQPIPQLHSQGVDLISSSGATAVFILESAVTKGLQFNSVWSVGNAKQIGVEDVLQYMDENFQADKDSKIKLLYIESIGDPDRLLFHASSLIKKGCKIAAIKAGSSESGSRAASSHTGAIASSDSAVEALFRKAGIVRCYSREELTTVGCIFTLPELKGKNFAIITHAGGPGVMLTDALSKGGLNVPKLEGPVVDELKSKLFPGAAVGNPIDILATGTPDHLRLCLEYCEEKFDNIDAVLAIFGTPGLVTMFEMYDVLHEKMQTCSKPIFPILPSINTAGAEVAAFLAKGHVNFADEVTLGTALSRIMNASRPAANEIELFGVDVPRIRRIIDSIPEDGYIQPHYVQALLHAAGIPIVEEFVSANKDEVLAFARRTGFPVVAKVVGPVHKSDVGGVVLNIKGEEHLAFEFERMMQIPEVTGILIQPMLTGTELFVGAKYEEKFGHVVLCGLGGIFVEVLKDVSSGLAPLSYEEAYSMIHSLRAYKIIKGTRGQKGVNEDKFAEIIVRLSTLLRFATEIKEMDINPLLATEKYVIAVDARIRIEKK; from the coding sequence ATGATAACAAACCAATTGCTTCGTCCTGCCAGTATTGCAGTGGTGGGAGCATCCAATAATGTGCACAAGCCGGGAGGCGCTATCCTGCGTAACCTTCTTAATGGTGGTTATACCGGTGAACTTCGTGCCGTGAATCCGAAAGAGACAGAAGTACAAGGTGTAACAGCTTATGCCGATGTGAAGGACATCCCCGATACGGAACTTGCGATACTCGCTATTCCCGCGCAGATGTGTCCTGATGCCGTAGAAGTGCTTGCTGCTGAGAAGCAGGTACGGGCGTTTATCATTCTTTCCGCCGGATTCGGTGAAGAGACACATGAGGGCGCACTGCTGGAAGACCGTATTCTGGAAACGGTAAATAAGTACGGTGCCTCCCTGATAGGGCCGAACTGCATCGGACTGATGAATACCTGGCATCATAGTGTGTTCAGTCAACCCATTCCACAATTGCATTCTCAAGGAGTCGATTTGATATCCAGTTCCGGTGCGACTGCCGTTTTCATTTTGGAAAGTGCCGTAACAAAAGGTTTGCAGTTCAATTCTGTCTGGTCTGTGGGGAATGCTAAGCAGATAGGTGTGGAAGATGTGCTGCAATATATGGACGAGAATTTCCAGGCAGATAAAGATTCTAAAATAAAACTGCTCTATATTGAAAGTATCGGTGACCCGGACCGTCTGTTGTTCCATGCATCCTCTCTGATAAAGAAAGGCTGTAAGATTGCTGCCATCAAGGCAGGAAGCAGTGAAAGTGGTAGCCGTGCAGCATCTTCGCATACAGGTGCCATTGCCAGTTCGGACTCGGCAGTGGAAGCTTTGTTTCGTAAAGCAGGTATTGTACGTTGCTATTCGCGCGAGGAACTGACGACGGTAGGCTGTATTTTCACCCTGCCGGAACTGAAAGGAAAGAATTTTGCCATCATTACCCATGCCGGAGGTCCGGGCGTTATGCTGACTGATGCGCTGAGTAAAGGCGGACTGAATGTGCCCAAGCTGGAAGGCCCGGTTGTGGACGAATTGAAAAGTAAGCTCTTCCCCGGTGCAGCTGTAGGAAACCCGATTGATATACTGGCTACGGGAACTCCCGATCATCTGCGTCTTTGCCTGGAATATTGTGAAGAGAAATTCGATAATATTGATGCTGTTCTGGCTATCTTCGGGACACCGGGACTGGTTACCATGTTCGAGATGTACGATGTGTTGCATGAGAAGATGCAGACATGCAGTAAACCGATCTTCCCCATTCTTCCCTCCATCAATACTGCCGGAGCGGAAGTTGCCGCTTTCCTTGCTAAAGGTCATGTGAACTTTGCTGACGAAGTGACATTGGGTACTGCATTGTCGCGCATCATGAATGCTTCCCGGCCTGCCGCCAATGAGATCGAACTCTTTGGTGTGGATGTGCCGCGCATTCGTCGTATTATAGACTCTATTCCCGAAGATGGATATATTCAGCCCCATTATGTGCAGGCATTGCTGCATGCTGCCGGCATCCCCATAGTCGAGGAATTTGTGTCGGCCAATAAAGACGAGGTGCTGGCTTTTGCCCGTCGCACGGGTTTCCCTGTAGTGGCAAAGGTGGTGGGACCTGTGCATAAATCCGACGTAGGCGGTGTGGTGCTTAATATCAAGGGAGAAGAGCATCTGGCGTTTGAATTTGAACGTATGATGCAGATTCCCGAAGTGACAGGTATCCTGATACAACCGATGCTGACGGGTACGGAACTTTTCGTAGGCGCCAAGTATGAAGAGAAATTCGGGCATGTAGTGCTGTGTGGTTTGGGTGGTATTTTTGTGGAAGTGCTCAAGGACGTTTCTTCCGGTCTGGCACCGCTTTCGTATGAAGAGGCTTACTCCATGATCCATTCCCTTCGTGCTTACAAAATTATCAAGGGAACACGTGGACAAAAGGGGGTGAATGAAGATAAATTCGCCGAGATTATCGTGCGCCTTTCTACTTTGTTGCGTTTTGCAACGGAGATCAAGGAAATGGATATCAACCCGCTACTGGCAACGGAAAAATATGTGATTGCAGTAGATGCGCGTATCCGAATCGAAAAGAAATGA
- a CDS encoding GH92 family glycosyl hydrolase translates to MMRRTFCTYCSLLLATVLLPGTTSCTSHCGTIDDLRLSYIDTRVGTAPSATHTAGLFGKDTEEYGQTLPAVLEPNGMNFWTAQTRDTEQKCIAPYYYADTLLQGFRNSHWIVGGCTQDYGSMTLMPLFGELRCQPEARSTRFSHEKETATPAYYTVSLPDENIYAEMTGRSRSAIFRFTYSEAGKGYLVVNPNSDEGQGYICIDTLNNQIYGYNPVHRIYQGWGKSAGYSGYFIVQFQKKLTDYGVFRGDSLSPGVIQIGDASQIGAYVEFDVTEGEEVLVKAASSFTDRDGALKNLKAEIPHWDFVQTCTELRQMWEKHLSTIDVETERLADKEMFYGAFYRASFLPRTFNDIDGRYPSFANGTPICQLPEGETYYEDYSMWDTYRALHPMTNLLFPTKGGDMMQSLVHKYEQGGWLPIFPCWNSYTAAMIGDHCISAISDAYCKGIRNFDVDKAYEGMRKNAFETPSSLDEYKNGMGRRALPPYLEYGYIPLEDGVPDAFHTQEQVSRTLEYAYDDFALAQIAKALGKTDDYQALIQRAANYRNVIDSRTGYAQGRHADGTFLNDANAFNFARFITEGAPCHYTWYVPQDPYGLMASMGGKDKYVAKLDSMFSEQRYWHGNEPCHQVAYMFNYAGEPWKTQRAVRHVMETEYLNEPGGLSGNDDAGQMSAWYMFAAMGFYPVCPGTPYYILASPSFPSFTLNLESGKKFTVKARNASQKNIYIQSAMLNGKPYTRNYITHQDIVNGGVMEFVMGDEPNKEWGTAAEDCPPEVI, encoded by the coding sequence ATGATGAGACGAACATTCTGTACATACTGCTCTCTGTTACTGGCAACTGTGTTGTTGCCGGGTACTACTTCGTGTACCAGTCATTGTGGAACTATTGACGACTTGCGATTGTCTTATATCGATACTCGTGTAGGTACCGCTCCCAGTGCGACCCATACAGCGGGGCTGTTTGGCAAAGATACGGAAGAATACGGGCAAACACTTCCGGCGGTACTCGAACCCAACGGAATGAACTTCTGGACGGCGCAGACACGGGACACGGAGCAGAAATGCATAGCCCCCTATTATTACGCGGATACTCTGCTGCAAGGCTTTCGTAACTCCCATTGGATTGTGGGTGGATGTACGCAGGATTACGGCTCTATGACGCTGATGCCGCTTTTCGGTGAATTGCGTTGCCAGCCGGAAGCGCGTTCCACCCGTTTCTCCCATGAGAAAGAAACGGCAACTCCGGCTTATTATACGGTTTCCTTGCCGGATGAGAATATCTATGCCGAAATGACGGGGCGTTCGCGTTCCGCAATTTTCCGTTTCACATACAGCGAAGCGGGAAAAGGTTATCTGGTGGTAAACCCTAATAGTGATGAAGGTCAGGGGTATATCTGCATCGATACCCTTAACAATCAGATTTACGGATATAATCCTGTTCACCGCATTTATCAAGGTTGGGGAAAATCGGCAGGGTATAGCGGGTATTTTATCGTTCAGTTCCAAAAGAAGCTGACGGATTACGGTGTGTTCAGGGGAGATTCTTTGTCTCCCGGCGTCATTCAGATAGGAGATGCCTCGCAGATAGGTGCCTATGTGGAGTTTGATGTGACCGAGGGTGAAGAGGTATTGGTGAAAGCCGCTTCCTCCTTTACCGACCGGGATGGTGCTTTGAAGAACCTGAAAGCTGAAATTCCTCATTGGGACTTTGTACAGACTTGCACAGAGCTAAGACAGATGTGGGAGAAACATCTCTCCACCATTGATGTAGAGACCGAACGGCTTGCAGACAAGGAAATGTTTTACGGTGCTTTCTATCGTGCCTCTTTTCTGCCGCGTACATTCAATGATATAGATGGCCGTTATCCTTCTTTTGCGAATGGTACTCCGATATGCCAACTTCCTGAAGGAGAAACGTATTATGAGGATTATAGTATGTGGGATACCTACCGTGCCCTGCATCCGATGACCAATCTGCTTTTTCCGACAAAGGGGGGAGATATGATGCAATCTCTGGTACATAAATATGAACAAGGTGGTTGGTTGCCCATCTTTCCTTGTTGGAATAGCTATACTGCCGCTATGATAGGCGATCATTGTATCTCCGCCATCAGCGATGCATATTGTAAGGGGATTCGTAATTTCGATGTGGACAAGGCTTATGAAGGAATGCGTAAGAATGCTTTTGAAACTCCTTCCAGCCTTGATGAATATAAAAATGGTATGGGGCGTCGTGCTCTGCCCCCTTATCTGGAGTATGGATATATTCCTCTTGAAGACGGTGTACCCGATGCTTTTCATACCCAAGAGCAGGTATCACGTACCTTAGAGTATGCTTATGATGACTTTGCCCTTGCGCAGATAGCAAAAGCTTTGGGTAAGACGGACGATTATCAGGCATTGATACAACGTGCTGCCAATTATCGCAATGTGATAGATTCCCGTACGGGATATGCCCAGGGGCGCCATGCCGATGGTACTTTTCTGAATGATGCCAATGCTTTTAATTTTGCCCGTTTTATTACTGAAGGTGCTCCCTGTCACTATACCTGGTACGTGCCGCAAGATCCATACGGACTGATGGCAAGTATGGGAGGGAAAGATAAGTATGTGGCCAAGTTGGATTCCATGTTCAGCGAACAACGTTACTGGCATGGAAACGAGCCTTGTCATCAGGTTGCTTATATGTTCAATTATGCAGGCGAACCCTGGAAGACCCAGCGTGCCGTTCGCCACGTTATGGAAACGGAATATCTGAATGAACCGGGTGGACTTTCCGGCAATGACGATGCCGGACAGATGTCGGCCTGGTACATGTTTGCCGCTATGGGATTTTATCCGGTGTGTCCCGGTACTCCGTATTATATACTTGCCAGCCCCTCATTCCCCAGTTTCACGCTGAATCTTGAGAGTGGAAAGAAGTTCACAGTGAAAGCTCGTAACGCATCGCAGAAGAATATCTATATTCAGTCAGCAATGCTGAACGGAAAACCTTATACGCGTAATTACATTACTCATCAGGATATAGTGAATGGTGGAGTGATGGAGTTTGTGATGGGAGATGAACCGAATAAGGAGTGGGGAACGGCAGCGGAAGACTGTCCGCCGGAGGTGATATAG
- a CDS encoding O-antigen ligase family protein: MGIVGIGCLLAGWGLLQLYGFCHSNHFLYRITGPFFNPGPYSGYLAMLLPVCLHHLLLAKGWQRYCWWGAFALMLCIIPAAMSRSAWVAIVVSLLWVLGTHKDWWTVSINYAKQMPHKAAGYVTSVCILVMLACVLLFYLKADSVRGRLFIWKNTCTAIAEQPFIGYGPGSFQMVYGNAQAAYFGAGNGTMEEKRVAGYAEYAFNEYLQSLVEGGGMLLLLMLLFGISVFRQGLTYK; this comes from the coding sequence GTGGGAATAGTCGGAATTGGTTGTCTGTTGGCGGGTTGGGGGCTATTACAACTTTATGGTTTTTGCCATTCCAACCATTTTCTATATCGCATCACCGGACCGTTTTTCAATCCCGGACCTTATTCGGGCTATCTGGCGATGCTGCTTCCTGTCTGTCTGCACCATCTGTTATTGGCTAAAGGTTGGCAACGCTACTGTTGGTGGGGAGCATTCGCTCTGATGCTTTGCATTATTCCTGCTGCTATGAGCCGTTCGGCATGGGTGGCGATAGTTGTCAGTCTGCTGTGGGTATTGGGGACGCATAAGGATTGGTGGACAGTGTCTATAAACTATGCAAAGCAAATGCCTCATAAAGCGGCAGGATATGTGACTTCTGTCTGTATTCTTGTAATGTTAGCTTGCGTACTGCTTTTCTATTTGAAGGCGGATTCAGTACGAGGAAGACTTTTTATCTGGAAGAATACTTGTACCGCCATAGCGGAACAGCCGTTCATTGGTTATGGTCCAGGCAGCTTCCAGATGGTATATGGTAATGCGCAGGCTGCTTATTTTGGAGCAGGTAATGGTACGATGGAAGAAAAGAGAGTTGCAGGCTACGCTGAATATGCTTTTAATGAATATTTGCAATCTTTGGTGGAGGGTGGAGGCATGTTGCTGTTGTTAATGCTATTGTTTGGTATATCAGTCTTCAGACAAGGGCTTACTTATAAGTGA
- a CDS encoding 6-bladed beta-propeller: MIGIKYSVIRKIAFCILPVILFSCKYENRIVERGAIFVANLDSTCTSEFKYSNLYRKVMAIALDNKEVMLVEISKMLVYKDRLYLLDRKSQGVYAFQKDGRFVRKFGNLGAGPDEYVNCRDFAINSDAGEIYVYDMVKHRIHKYDIISGSYKESIQVDKSIDIDYITYNSGYLYAAQTSNRSEKKEEVYYLLYRIDIESGRKTAQWLDAASYNKGWNDELMHGNIFYNIKEDEDLFVLGLMDTVMCIKKAEILPFLAIESERLVQKEDILEEEQIPTSNPRVRSKRMMSLLTRLSAQNKYYQIFNVFEHNSMLYFNCMGRISYFVQYDEKRRTTSTYSRMTDDVLFQMIPDHFQLPIFLSTDKTGVYYYVPNENLSELKYFIEENNISEEVVNRESVKKLDDDSNPVILYYEYKD, translated from the coding sequence ATGATAGGAATCAAATATTCTGTAATTAGAAAAATAGCGTTTTGTATTCTGCCGGTTATTTTGTTTTCATGTAAATATGAAAATCGTATCGTAGAAAGAGGTGCAATATTTGTAGCTAATCTAGACAGTACATGTACATCTGAATTCAAGTATTCTAATCTTTATAGAAAAGTAATGGCTATTGCCTTAGATAATAAAGAGGTTATGTTGGTTGAAATAAGCAAAATGCTTGTTTATAAGGATAGGCTGTACTTGTTAGATCGTAAATCGCAAGGAGTATATGCTTTTCAGAAAGACGGTCGTTTTGTGCGCAAATTCGGTAATTTGGGTGCAGGACCGGATGAGTATGTCAACTGTAGAGACTTTGCGATAAATTCTGATGCCGGTGAAATCTATGTATATGATATGGTTAAGCATAGGATTCATAAGTATGACATAATTTCAGGTTCTTATAAGGAGAGTATACAGGTAGATAAGAGTATTGATATTGATTATATCACATATAATAGTGGGTATTTGTATGCGGCGCAAACTTCTAACAGAAGTGAAAAAAAAGAGGAAGTCTATTATTTGTTGTACCGGATAGATATTGAATCGGGGAGGAAGACAGCTCAATGGTTAGATGCGGCATCTTATAATAAAGGCTGGAATGATGAATTAATGCATGGCAATATTTTTTATAATATTAAGGAGGACGAGGATTTATTTGTTTTAGGTTTGATGGATACTGTTATGTGTATAAAGAAGGCTGAAATACTCCCTTTTTTAGCGATAGAAAGTGAACGGTTGGTTCAAAAAGAGGATATTCTAGAAGAAGAACAAATACCGACCTCTAATCCAAGAGTGCGTAGTAAGCGTATGATGTCTTTGTTAACTCGTTTGTCTGCCCAGAATAAATACTACCAGATATTCAATGTTTTTGAGCATAATTCTATGTTATATTTTAACTGTATGGGTCGAATTAGTTATTTTGTACAATACGATGAGAAAAGGCGAACGACTTCTACCTATTCACGAATGACAGATGATGTTCTATTCCAAATGATTCCTGACCATTTTCAATTGCCTATATTTTTATCTACAGATAAAACCGGAGTCTATTATTATGTCCCAAATGAGAATTTGAGCGAATTGAAATATTTTATAGAAGAGAATAATATATCCGAAGAAGTGGTAAATAGGGAAAGTGTAAAGAAATTAGATGATGATTCAAATCCTGTTATACTCTATTATGAATATAAAGATTAA